The DNA window atgtttatttatagtgTGCTTTTTATCTCCACAAGACGACTCAGAGCGGCTAGTGTGCCTGTGTGTGCCTGGAaagtgtgtggaaaggccctgggaGGATGCCTCTCAGCACCACTCTCAAGCAGGGGAAGCACAGCATCCTTCTCTAACTGAAGAAGCTCCAAAGAGCCACGGGGACAAGGCCACGGAGGGccaaaggcagcagcagcagcagcagaagccgggaggggagggggcggtgCTGGTGGGGGGGCCTGGTCACAAGCGCCTGAACAGGTTGGAGATGAGCCCGACTGCCTTGCCGGCGATCCCTGGCAAGAAGAGGCTGCCGACTGTTAGCAGCCCATCCATGGCCTTCTCCATCCAGGAGGGCTCCTTGACGCTGGCGCTCTGCTCCCTCAGGCGCTGGACCTCCTCCTGCATCCGCTTGGCCTCCTTCTGGAACCCCTCCCTCAGCAGCGCCTCCTGCTCCTGccggaagagggaggagagcagaCCATGGAGAGCGGGCCCCGTTCTTGTCCAAAGGCCCGTTTCAGACCGAAGGGGCTCCAAGGGGTTCCCGTAATGgaaggtggggtgggggtggggggtgatgATGGGACCGCCGAGAGGCTTACCCCCAACCGGCTGTCCATCATCTTCTTCTGCTCCTCCAGGAGCTGCTCCCGATCCTGCTCCATCTTGACCTTCAGCTGTTGGATGTTCTCCTCGTAGCTCCGCTGCTTGTCCTGCATCTTCTGCTCCAGCTCAGCCTGCCTCTGCCGCAGGACCTCCTTCTCCCTCTGGGCCGCCACCGCCTGCTCCTGGGCCTCTGCCCAACAAAtgtgggggaaaggaaaggaaggtccATTTCTGcagctcccccccccacacacacacacagtggtcACTTGATAACATTTAAGAGATGCTTGGTAGCGCTGAAGTACGGAACTGCTCCACACACTCTGCAAGGACTTGGTGGAGATGGGTTTGGGGTGTGTTCAGAACTGGGAGGCTTTCCTGGAAAGGGGAGATGCTCAACGAGGACCTTCCTGAGGCTCCGGTGTCCAGCACAGAAACCAGACCCATGACCGTCCCTCTGGCCTTTGCCTTTCCTTTCAGAGGCACTGGATGAGCCTCGTGGCCAGAGCAGAAAGCAGGGGCTCTGCTCCCCATTCCTCTTTCCAGGACAGGAGTGGGGCTCACCTTCCATTTGCTTCTCCTTCTCGCTGAGGGCTGTGTCGCTTTGGAGAATGGCTCTGCCGACGGCTTCCTTGCTCTCCAGGAACTGCTGCAGGGCCGCCTCTGCCTGGAGGGAGGAAGCAGAGCTGAGGAGGGCTGCCAGGAAGGGCCTGCACCAGCCGCTGCCAAAGGATCCGCCCAAAAGACCCCTTTTCCCAGCACCAGGGAGGGGATTCTGGGGCACTGGGGACACAGATCGGGGCCCATGGGCGCACCGACCCCCCACCCTCGGGCTACCAACCCTAGTTTGCTCAGCTTCAGAATTTGGAGGGCTGTTCAAATACCTTGGGAATCTGCAACATCAATGCAAGAAGACCAATCCTGACTCACAAACACGAACACTAACATTACAGCTCCTCTGCTGAGACCCACACATTGCCACTAACATTTGTGTTACAGGTTCTAAGAAATCTTTGGTTTTGTGCATGCATTCTTtgcatattcacttattcaaggtgcagtttgggacccacttacctttctgaccgcatctccccctacgaacccgcacgatctcttcgttcatcgggggaggccctcctctcgcttccgcctccgtcacaagtgcggttggtggggacgcgggagagggccttctccgtggcggccccccaactctggaacgcgctccccagggaaattaggcaaactgccaccttggaagtgttcaggaagagcctgaaaacctggctcttcaaacaggcctttgaagaagtaccacccactgtatactaaaccctggtactagcgggtccttgtgaccagttgtacctcttggttaactccttgacatagcctcagtgttcaccccagtctaaggctccTCCCATGAccctgtagcaccttaacttccttcttgtttacaagttccactcagtgcactttgcccagctcattttatgtttttattgctgtgtttctcaagtgttttataatgattgtgattttaatgccttttaaatttatttgtgtgtttttgtatttgatattattgtatgttggttttatatctgtaagacaccccgagtccctctggggagatggtggcggggtacaaaaataaaataataattatttttctgcCTCACAAGTGACTTTACTGATCTGGCCAAGAATCTCCAGGCTGGCCCTGCGTGACTTCCTTCCATGGCcccccctctcttccttctttccttccttaccaTCACCCCCTTCTTGGGCTCCTGACGGTATCTTCCCTCCACATCCTTCAGGTCTCCCACAAACTGCCGGTGTCCCTTCGGCCGGGAGTAGACCCCGCTGCGCACCTTCTCCTCCAGCCCCACGGAGAGCGAGGCCAGCAGGGCCTGGCAGCGCTGGGAGGACTCCTGCTCATTCCTTCGGCAGAATTCCTCCTTCCGGTCATCCAGGGTTTTCTGGCAGGAGAGGAGGCAGAGAGGAAGGACAGGAATGGCAACCCTCAGGGACATGCCTCCTCTCCCAAGTCTCCAGGCGCATGGACATCTGCACCCAGTCCTCCCACTGTTCTCCAGAGAGAACGGAGACAGCATGCAAGATGTCTCCAGACACTTAGAGATGGAGAGCGAGACCATGAACTTTCCTATACATAATTCAATTCTGTCCAATAAGACGGACTTTTGTAACTTTGAAAGCCTGACTTTGTGCTTGAATTGCTAGGGCTCATTTGCTCTGCTGCTGCCGTCTTTGGAAGCTTCTGCTCTGCTAAACTGCTCTATTTTGCTCCTGCTTTATTTTACTGTTTCCCCCTCTTTTTAAAACTCCAATGGAGACACCAGTCCTGAGGGGCTGGGAGTGCTGCCAGTGGGACCAGCGCCCCTTCCGTGCTGGGGCTCTTTCCTTCCCCATCagacacccccccaccccccaataagACCTTACCAATGGCCCTGTTTGTGCAGGAACCTACCATGAGCTTAACCTGGAAGCGCTGCGCATCGTCCTTGAAGGCGCGTGCCATGAACACCTGCAGGGCCTCCTTCTCACACTCGGCATGGACCCCCAACAGCTCCGGGACGCTCTCTGTGGGCAGGCACAGCCTCTGCCCCATCAGCCCCCCATAGCGGGCCAGGGCCTCCTCCACAGCGGCCGCGTTCTCCATCTTGGCCAAGGCCAGCACCGCGCTCTCCATGCAGGGCACCTTCCCGCTGCTGATGGTCTCCACGTAGGTCTCCACCAACTTGGCCAGCACTGCGAGGAGGAAGGCGGCAAGGCAGGCGTCAGGCAGTGATGCCCAGCGCAGAGGGAGGAGGCAGGGGTCCCGGCCCCTTCGGTCTTGGGGCAAACAATCCGCCCGTGGGCCTGGTGCCCGAGGCAGAGGAGCACGGCCTCCCCAGAGGAACCACGGGGAGGCCAGATGGGGCAGGAAGGAGGGACTCACGGTGCCCAGTGACCACATGCCCCCCCGGGAGGGTCTTCTCCTTGGACGTCCAGAAGATGTAGTTGCAGAACCGGTCAGCCTGCTCCACGAAGTCGGGCTCCAGCTCTCTCTCCTCCATCTGCTCCAGGCGGTGCAGGTTCTTCCGACTGGTGGGGCGGTCAAAGATGAAGCACTTCCGGGTGGGGAAGAAGAAGCGGATGCACTTGCGGGGCAGGTTGAACAGCCGGACGTCGGGGGAGTCCCCTGCGCAGGAAGGAGGAGACAGGGACAGTGGCCCCACTGGACCCCCAAGGAGCCCTTCCTGTTCCCGAGGCCAAAGGGTCAGTTGGGAAGCAGCAGAAAACGGAGGGACTGAGTTGGCCGAGGAGGCTGCAAGATTCCACCGTCCTAGTGGATGCTCCTGCAGGTTCACTGTCACCCAAAGGGTTAACTTGGGAAGCATATTTAGGCATTAAGCCGGTAGACTTCTTATGGACTATTTTCATGGCTActctgtcagagttttatattatttcttaAGTAAAAAAAgggtaagtgattgtaaggatcatgaccaaACACTGTATGGCCAGCAGCAATCAAGCCACCTGTTGCAAATGGAGTCTGCATTACATCATGTTACTCGATGTTGGAGGTTGGAGCTGGAGGGTGAGGGTTGGTTGGTGGCTGTTTGAACATTGAATGCTGAGTTGGAGTTGCTGGAGCTGTTTAGTCCAAGTGGGAGTTGCCGGGGGTGTATTGTTGATGCaacgtctggagaacaagactgTTATCTGAAGATAAGAACTTTTTCTGTTTAttagtcactagctgtgcccggccacgcattgctgtggtaaaatatggtggtatgggaaataaagtattgaggaattgtatattgataatcttatattatctgcttagaactggattatatgaggccccttcttcacagctgtataaaatgcacactgaagtggattatatggtagtgtggactcaagataatccagtgcaaagcagataatataagattataaatgggttatatagctaagtggaagggccttgagtctacactgccatataatccagtgcaaattagataatctgtggaagaagcctaagtgaggcctaaatctgcctgtcccctaattgaaccctggctgtcccttggctgagttggttgctaggagaccaagtgggtagagattagacctctaaactggcagcaattggataaaaacaattcttgctctccctctaattaggactttatttttcttttctttttgttgtatcaccctagaggcatggatgatgggttgtgttgtctaatttcgaggttggggggcctgtagttttgttgttttgtgggttgccgtgatgccatcactcatttatatatatagacaggtTGAGTGAAAGCTGCTGAAGAATCCAAGGACTCTGTTAAGTTTAAAAACTTTTACATAAATCTTTTCTTTGTTAGAGACATTTTGTGTTTTTGCGTATTCTCCTTTACCAGAGGGGTAAGCTTCCTAAGAAAGGGCGTTGTGTGTTTAGAACCCCAATTGCCAGGCGCGACATACTCACATGCTAATGGGAGGATCCTACTACACACAGAGGAATCAAGCCTGCTAATGGGACCCTTTACTCTTGTTTAGCAGACAATGGTTCCgtcttcccaccctggacactcacAGGTAGACACACTACACTTGTCtgactaccatcagatcctctgaagatgccagccacagatgcaagcgaaaccaaaaaaggagaaaatgctgccaggACACGCAACGTCCCACTACCTTTCTTCAACTTCAGGGCGTTCTCCAGGTACTCGTCCTCGGTGATGGGCCTCCCGTTCAGCTCCAGCTGCAGCGTGAAGTCCCTCAGGGCCCAGGCGAAGCTGGGGAAGAAGCGCAAGTACTCGGAGGAGTCCTCCAGGCCCCCCCTTGCGCTGCCCCCGGGAGAGGCCTTGGCCTTGATGCGCTCCGTCAGCTCCGTCACGTAGCTGGAGGGGGTCCGGTTCAGGAATCAAGGGGCCCTGTTGACCACGCCATCCCTCCTCCTCAAGGGCCCACCACCTGCCTCAGAACATATACTTCCACTCACTGGAAGTATGGCATCTATGTGCATATGTTCCCAGTTCCCTGAGTGCTcttagctatagtagttgcacaggccatctctttgacttgaaacattgcactatattcctctgcccaaaagcatcttagaatataacattgcattttagttctagtggtccctccaggccatcctctcctccatcccagtggccttttttctttgcagattcatatgttatttgagtgattatattccttctgtttatgtgattgttttagtcaattgttatgttttgtttttaattcttatagcgttttatagtgttttcagtgttttattgtacaatgttttatgctgattttatattggaaaccgccctgagtcccttttgggagagagggcagtatacaaataaacttttacttacttacttactttgtgACTGGTCTGCCCAGTGATGGCACAGGGTGGGGTGGccaattatcatagaatcatagaatcatagaatagtagagttggaagagacctcaagggccatctagtccaaccccccgctaagaagcaggaaatcgcattcaaagcacccccgacagatggccatccagcctctgcttaaaagcctccaaagaaggagcctccaccacggcccgggggagagagttccactgccgaacagccctcacagtgaggaagttcttcctgatgttcaggtggaatctcctttcctgtagtttgaagccattgttccgtgtcctagtctgcagggcagcagaaaataagcttgctccctcctccctatgacttcccctcacatatttgtacatggctatcatgtctcctctcagccttctcttctgcaggctaaacatgcccagctctttaagcctctcctcatagggcttgttctccagacccttaatcattttagttgccctcctctggacgctttccagcttgtcagcatctcccttcatctgcggtgcccaaaactggacacagtattccaggtgtggtctgaccaaggcagaatagagggggagcatgacttccctggatctagacgttattcccctattgatgcaggccaaaatcccattggcttttttagctgccgcatcacattgtaggctcatgtttaacttgttgtccacgaggactccaagatctttttcgcacacactgctgtcaagccaggcgtcccccattctgtatctttgatttccattttttctgccgaagtgaagtatcttgcatttgtccctgttgaacttcattttgttagtttcggcccatctctctagtctgtcaagatcgttttgaattctgctcctgtcttctggagtgttagctatccctcccagttttgtgtcgtctgcaaacttgatgatcgtgccttctaacccttcgtctaagtcgttaataaagatgttgaacagaaccgggcccaggacggagccctgcggcactccacttgtcacttctttccatgatgaagacgacgcattggtgagcaccctttgggttcgttcacttagccaattacagatccacctaacc is part of the Anolis carolinensis isolate JA03-04 unplaced genomic scaffold, rAnoCar3.1.pri scaffold_10, whole genome shotgun sequence genome and encodes:
- the LOC100565802 gene encoding guanylate-binding protein 1 isoform X3, whose amino-acid sequence is MGTIDQNAMDQLHYVTELTERIKAKASPGGSARGGLEDSSEYLRFFPSFAWALRDFTLQLELNGRPITEDEYLENALKLKKGDSPDVRLFNLPRKCIRFFFPTRKCFIFDRPTSRKNLHRLEQMEERELEPDFVEQADRFCNYIFWTSKEKTLPGGHVVTGHLLAKLVETYVETISSGKVPCMESAVLALAKMENAAAVEEALARYGGLMGQRLCLPTESVPELLGVHAECEKEALQVFMARAFKDDAQRFQVKLMKTLDDRKEEFCRRNEQESSQRCQALLASLSVGLEEKVRSGVYSRPKGHRQFVGDLKDVEGRYRQEPKKGVMAEAALQQFLESKEAVGRAILQSDTALSEKEKQMEEAQEQAVAAQREKEVLRQRQAELEQKMQDKQRSYEENIQQLKVKMEQDREQLLEEQKKMMDSRLGEQEALLREGFQKEAKRMQEEVQRLREQSASVKEPSWMEKAMDGLLTVGSLFLPGIAGKAVGLISNLFRRL
- the LOC100565802 gene encoding guanylate-binding protein 1 isoform X1, with protein sequence MAAPVRMPKPTCLIQNQEGRLSVCPEALGVLRSIRHPVVVVAIVGLYRTGKSYLMNRLAGKRTGFSLGSTVQANTKGIWMWCVPYPDRKDQTLVLLDTEGLGDVDKGDTQNDTWIFALAVLLSSTLVYNSMGTIDQNAMDQLHYVTELTERIKAKASPGGSARGGLEDSSEYLRFFPSFAWALRDFTLQLELNGRPITEDEYLENALKLKKGDSPDVRLFNLPRKCIRFFFPTRKCFIFDRPTSRKNLHRLEQMEERELEPDFVEQADRFCNYIFWTSKEKTLPGGHVVTGHLLAKLVETYVETISSGKVPCMESAVLALAKMENAAAVEEALARYGGLMGQRLCLPTESVPELLGVHAECEKEALQVFMARAFKDDAQRFQVKLMKTLDDRKEEFCRRNEQESSQRCQALLASLSVGLEEKVRSGVYSRPKGHRQFVGDLKDVEGRYRQEPKKGVMAEAALQQFLESKEAVGRAILQSDTALSEKEKQMEEAQEQAVAAQREKEVLRQRQAELEQKMQDKQRSYEENIQQLKVKMEQDREQLLEEQKKMMDSRLGEQEALLREGFQKEAKRMQEEVQRLREQSASVKEPSWMEKAMDGLLTVGSLFLPGIAGKAVGLISNLFRRL
- the LOC100565802 gene encoding guanylate-binding protein 1 isoform X2; amino-acid sequence: MAAPVRMPKPTCLIQNQEGRLSVCPEALGVLRSIRHPVVVVAIVGLYRTGKSYLMNRLAGKRTGFSLGSTVQANTKGIWMWCVPYPDRKDQTLVLLDTEGLGDVDKGDTQNDTWIFALAVLLSSTLVYNSMGTIDQNAMDQLHYVTELTERIKAKASPGGSARGGLEDSSEYLRFFPSFAWALRDFTLQLELNGRPITEDEYLENALKLKKGDSPDVRLFNLPRKCIRFFFPTRKCFIFDRPTSRKNLHRLEQMEERELEPDFVEQADRFCNYIFWTSKEKTLPGGHVVTGHLLAKLVETYVETISSGKVPCMESAVLALAKMENAAAVEEALARYGGLMGQRLCLPTESVPELLGVHAECEKEALQVFMARAFKDDAQRFQVKLMAEAALQQFLESKEAVGRAILQSDTALSEKEKQMEEAQEQAVAAQREKEVLRQRQAELEQKMQDKQRSYEENIQQLKVKMEQDREQLLEEQKKMMDSRLGEQEALLREGFQKEAKRMQEEVQRLREQSASVKEPSWMEKAMDGLLTVGSLFLPGIAGKAVGLISNLFRRL